In the Leptospira limi genome, one interval contains:
- a CDS encoding YhjD/YihY/BrkB family envelope integrity protein, protein MSDTIKTPLLVRLTTIPETPSIKQKIILGLRVLLVSVHRFMKDDCLIIGSSLAYTTIVTLIPTLTVALALITVASGVHTNQGELVDKINSYLLENNIQFDITPYLETLTDIISTATQIGAVGFVVFIFSATAVLRSLEKAFHIIWKIDFHRNFINKFVFYFFLISFGPLLFVVGKNITDTISDSVRSPHLKSIVATKHGEIWVAGEKGNIGVMRELNKAISFIPETSIDFENMLCIDMETVETGTCKKPNIRKENFFRIRSVGNDLFTISEEGTFLYSNDLGKSWKVHALKGILVSDFGAIDYDTLYILTKDTRTLRYDLGKPFKEIKRFHDEGITPIRVRFFSEKDGFILDREGRLWKTSDGGTSFFPQEISNKPLNDISFLNRSVGFLVGDSGAIFKTTDGGYNWTDLSHRKYSYERVWVFVSPKKQDYDIFVLTSLGDILLSEDEGENWSVAYKGKAGMILDMLLLSKKKSDSNLENNGSKETVSSIVSNSLTLEEPIEIENQNEAESLNEGMLGIVGVGEFNKIIRVEEDGNGQTIWKKYQGGKRFFSLYSIFQFLLPLLALWLFFLLIFNIIPNTKVPLKASSIGAAVTGVILILFFWGFINIYLTSFTEKTMLVYKALAAIPITLLAIYSISLIILYGAEVTATLQFPDRYLLPKHPFDDIDGTLSFEFYKILQVLTLTYSHQQNQGELIKLAQLRKSLVLPEKELNQILDKLTEANFIQITEDKRITPMKLKEQINLVSVYEDTSSFKLGAPKERASLSPKLNDSLTQLEDKWKEELRKTSFSNWI, encoded by the coding sequence ATGAGCGACACTATCAAAACCCCACTCCTTGTTCGGCTGACAACCATTCCGGAAACACCTAGTATCAAACAAAAAATCATTCTAGGTTTACGAGTGTTACTTGTATCGGTGCATCGTTTTATGAAAGACGACTGCCTTATCATTGGCTCAAGTTTAGCTTATACAACCATTGTTACACTCATTCCTACTTTAACAGTAGCCCTTGCACTCATTACAGTTGCTTCAGGAGTCCACACAAACCAAGGGGAACTTGTTGATAAAATCAATTCATACTTGCTAGAGAACAATATCCAATTTGATATCACTCCCTATTTAGAGACACTTACAGATATTATCTCCACAGCAACGCAAATTGGAGCTGTTGGATTTGTGGTATTTATCTTTTCTGCCACAGCAGTATTACGTTCGTTAGAAAAAGCATTTCATATTATTTGGAAAATTGACTTTCATAGAAATTTTATCAATAAATTTGTATTTTACTTTTTCCTAATTTCTTTTGGCCCTTTGTTATTCGTAGTTGGGAAAAACATAACAGATACAATTTCAGATTCTGTTCGGTCACCTCATTTAAAATCAATTGTTGCAACGAAACATGGGGAAATTTGGGTAGCGGGAGAAAAAGGAAATATTGGTGTCATGAGGGAATTAAACAAAGCCATTTCCTTCATTCCAGAAACAAGTATTGACTTTGAAAATATGCTCTGTATAGATATGGAAACCGTCGAAACAGGAACATGCAAAAAGCCCAACATCAGAAAAGAAAACTTTTTTAGAATCAGAAGTGTAGGAAATGACTTATTTACCATCTCAGAAGAAGGTACATTTTTATACTCAAATGATTTGGGTAAATCCTGGAAGGTACATGCATTAAAAGGAATTTTAGTTTCCGATTTTGGTGCAATAGATTACGACACTCTCTACATTTTAACCAAAGATACAAGAACCTTACGATATGACTTAGGAAAACCTTTTAAAGAAATCAAACGATTTCATGATGAAGGGATCACTCCCATCCGAGTTCGATTTTTCTCAGAAAAGGACGGGTTTATTTTAGATCGAGAAGGAAGGTTATGGAAAACCAGTGATGGTGGTACTTCTTTTTTCCCACAAGAAATTTCGAATAAACCTCTAAACGATATCTCCTTTCTCAACCGTAGTGTGGGATTTTTAGTTGGGGATAGCGGTGCCATTTTCAAAACGACAGATGGTGGCTATAATTGGACGGACCTTAGCCACAGAAAATATTCTTATGAACGTGTTTGGGTATTTGTTTCTCCGAAAAAACAAGACTATGATATCTTTGTATTAACCTCTCTAGGAGATATTCTCCTATCAGAAGATGAAGGTGAAAATTGGTCAGTTGCTTATAAAGGAAAAGCAGGAATGATCTTAGACATGTTATTACTCTCTAAGAAAAAATCAGATTCCAATTTAGAAAATAATGGATCGAAGGAAACAGTTTCTTCTATAGTTTCCAATTCGTTAACATTAGAGGAACCCATAGAAATCGAAAACCAAAATGAAGCAGAAAGTCTAAATGAAGGAATGTTAGGCATCGTAGGAGTTGGTGAATTTAATAAAATCATTCGTGTAGAAGAAGATGGGAATGGCCAAACCATTTGGAAAAAATACCAGGGTGGGAAACGATTTTTTTCCCTTTATTCCATTTTCCAATTTTTGTTACCACTATTAGCATTATGGTTATTTTTCTTACTGATTTTTAATATCATACCGAATACAAAGGTTCCACTCAAAGCCTCATCGATTGGTGCTGCCGTTACTGGTGTGATTCTCATATTGTTTTTTTGGGGGTTTATCAATATTTACCTAACATCTTTTACCGAAAAAACAATGTTAGTCTATAAGGCATTGGCAGCAATCCCCATCACCTTACTCGCAATTTATTCCATTTCTCTCATCATCTTGTATGGAGCAGAAGTGACAGCAACACTTCAATTCCCTGATCGATACCTACTTCCCAAACATCCGTTTGACGATATTGATGGGACACTTTCCTTTGAATTTTATAAAATTCTACAGGTGTTAACACTTACCTATTCTCACCAACAGAACCAAGGGGAACTCATCAAACTTGCACAGTTACGAAAGTCACTTGTTTTGCCTGAAAAGGAATTAAACCAAATATTAGACAAATTAACGGAAGCTAATTTCATCCAAATCACGGAAGACAAAAGGATAACACCAATGAAATTAAAGGAACAAATCAATTTGGTTTCAGTGTATGAAGACACTTCTAGTTTTAAACTAGGTGCACCAAAAGAAAGGGCAAGTTTGTCGCCAAAACTAAACGACAGTCTCACCCAATTGGAAGATAAGTGGAAGGAAGAACTTCGAAAAACTTCTTTTTCGAATTGGATTTAA
- a CDS encoding class I SAM-dependent methyltransferase, translated as MDELDSLRKECPLQGECNWIPLYETKGNYKGLSIVECQTCKLQALSPRPNQKELYTKEYYQGKADYTYIDEREQKPFFRFVWKARIQNIKRFRPTGHFLDIGSSFGGFLEVAREEGYSIQGVEISAYAASYANENQIPTFNGNLYEANFPNQSFDVITMVEVIEHIENPILFFQELTRILKPGGLLILQTANFEGWQAKTEGSNYHYYMPGHVFYYSDTLLKKILTRLGFGNFVSYFGVDFPLMAKLKKVRGSFQSWKDYLKWFRISYYHFLSKMKRNGFPLTSSYVLYAFKK; from the coding sequence ATGGATGAGTTGGATTCCTTAAGAAAAGAATGCCCTCTCCAAGGTGAGTGCAATTGGATACCACTCTACGAAACGAAAGGCAATTACAAAGGTTTGTCCATTGTAGAATGCCAAACTTGTAAACTACAAGCACTCTCACCAAGACCCAACCAAAAAGAATTGTACACAAAAGAGTATTACCAAGGGAAAGCCGATTACACCTATATCGATGAACGAGAACAAAAACCTTTTTTTCGTTTTGTATGGAAAGCAAGGATCCAAAACATCAAACGTTTCCGCCCAACTGGCCATTTTTTAGACATTGGTTCTTCCTTTGGTGGATTTTTGGAAGTGGCAAGGGAAGAAGGTTACTCCATCCAAGGAGTGGAAATTTCCGCATATGCAGCTAGTTATGCGAATGAAAATCAAATCCCAACATTCAATGGCAATCTTTATGAGGCAAATTTTCCAAATCAAAGTTTTGATGTGATCACGATGGTCGAAGTGATCGAACACATTGAAAATCCCATCCTATTTTTCCAAGAATTAACTAGGATTTTAAAACCTGGTGGGTTACTAATTCTACAAACTGCTAATTTTGAAGGTTGGCAGGCTAAAACAGAAGGTTCCAATTACCATTATTATATGCCAGGTCATGTGTTTTATTACTCTGATACCCTATTAAAAAAGATATTGACTCGCCTTGGATTTGGAAATTTCGTATCTTACTTCGGTGTGGATTTTCCATTAATGGCAAAACTTAAAAAAGTAAGGGGTTCTTTCCAATCATGGAAAGATTACCTGAAATGGTTTCGCATTTCCTATTATCATTTTTTATCCAAAATGAAACGGAATGGATTCCCCCTCACCTCGAGTTATGTTTTGTATGCATTTAAAAAATAG
- a CDS encoding class I SAM-dependent methyltransferase has protein sequence MKNVWDKHYERPKSKLNFPDENLVRLLSKIDPPNRKALDFGCGSGRHTFLLQSFGYEVKACDNAKTTIDSLTNSEPSIQFLHTPNLPLPFGQEEFAVIVSWGVFHYNNRSDAKELLSSLYHSLTPNGYLLGSIRAEGDTHLGLNQGKINLTDLSGGYAETYSLSDLNDFLSIFSEVSIGYTERTPLGKLSERICHWFFLAKK, from the coding sequence ATGAAAAACGTCTGGGACAAACACTACGAAAGACCAAAATCAAAACTAAATTTCCCTGATGAGAATCTCGTACGCCTACTCTCCAAAATTGATCCACCAAATCGGAAAGCATTGGACTTTGGGTGTGGGTCTGGTAGGCATACTTTCCTTTTACAAAGTTTTGGTTACGAAGTAAAAGCTTGTGATAATGCCAAAACCACCATTGACTCACTCACTAATTCGGAACCTTCCATTCAATTCCTGCACACTCCAAACCTCCCATTACCATTTGGACAAGAGGAATTTGCCGTGATTGTCAGCTGGGGAGTGTTTCATTATAACAATCGAAGTGATGCAAAAGAACTCCTTTCCTCTCTTTACCATTCTTTAACACCAAACGGGTATTTGCTTGGTTCCATACGAGCCGAAGGAGATACACATTTAGGCTTAAACCAAGGAAAAATCAACCTAACTGATCTTAGTGGTGGGTATGCCGAGACTTATTCCCTCTCGGACCTAAATGATTTTTTATCAATCTTTTCCGAAGTTTCAATTGGTTATACAGAAAGAACTCCCCTCGGAAAACTCTCAGAACGAATTTGCCACTGGTTTTTCCTTGCGAAAAAATAA
- a CDS encoding ATP-grasp domain-containing protein, whose product MKQLHGSYLSIGAGENQIPLIHAAKQRGLKVIAVDTNPMAPGLVECDIKILESTHEYRKILHAMSKVPLPYKLLGVGSRSYGKAVYTVSYLAEKLKLRGNPRESTNLFLDKEKFKQLVSKYGIPVPTLIPTTVSPKSKDKKLDLQFPMIAKPKEGSGKKGITVIESEVDFKKFLKNKSSETYLVEPYTPGDEVTVLGFVINKRFYLVSLTDKVTTGIPHFMEVAHIAPSEHISMAGELKMICQSIVTACKLKTGPFVAEFKITKNKECILIEATPEVGGEFLADQLLPAHYGYDYFKDLLSVTIGEKTRPEFLKTPEKGITHSGVFFMLPSAKQKKMTEPKVFVPNSMETLIFQKQLIPTGASLDSREGNHRRTLAFGISTKQNISQKDWYRSILDRMES is encoded by the coding sequence ATGAAACAATTACATGGAAGTTATCTCTCCATTGGTGCCGGGGAGAACCAAATCCCTCTCATTCATGCAGCGAAACAGAGAGGACTTAAGGTCATTGCTGTGGATACAAATCCAATGGCACCTGGCCTCGTTGAGTGTGATATTAAAATATTAGAATCTACTCACGAATACCGTAAAATTTTACACGCAATGAGTAAGGTCCCCCTTCCCTACAAATTACTGGGAGTGGGTTCGAGGTCTTATGGCAAAGCTGTGTATACAGTTTCGTATCTCGCTGAAAAATTAAAACTACGAGGAAATCCCAGAGAAAGTACAAACCTTTTTTTAGACAAAGAAAAGTTTAAACAATTGGTTTCCAAATATGGAATCCCAGTTCCAACACTGATCCCTACAACAGTTTCACCCAAATCCAAAGATAAAAAATTAGATCTGCAATTCCCTATGATTGCCAAACCCAAAGAAGGATCGGGCAAAAAAGGAATCACTGTCATTGAATCAGAAGTTGATTTTAAGAAATTCTTAAAAAACAAATCGAGTGAGACGTATTTAGTCGAACCTTACACTCCAGGTGATGAGGTGACTGTCCTTGGGTTTGTCATCAATAAACGTTTTTATTTAGTATCACTTACCGACAAAGTCACAACGGGGATCCCTCATTTTATGGAAGTGGCACACATTGCCCCGTCAGAACATATCTCTATGGCAGGAGAATTAAAAATGATCTGTCAAAGTATTGTGACTGCCTGTAAATTAAAAACAGGTCCCTTTGTTGCAGAATTTAAAATCACTAAAAATAAAGAATGTATTCTCATTGAAGCTACTCCCGAAGTTGGTGGTGAGTTTTTAGCAGACCAACTTTTGCCTGCTCATTATGGGTATGACTATTTTAAGGACTTACTTTCTGTCACCATCGGGGAAAAAACAAGACCCGAATTTTTAAAAACCCCTGAAAAAGGAATCACTCATTCAGGTGTATTTTTTATGCTTCCTTCCGCCAAACAAAAGAAGATGACGGAACCGAAAGTGTTTGTTCCTAATTCGATGGAAACATTGATCTTTCAAAAACAGTTAATTCCAACAGGTGCAAGTTTGGATTCGCGAGAAGGAAACCACAGGCGAACGTTAGCCTTTGGAATCTCTACCAAACAAAATATTTCCCAAAAAGACTGGTATCGGTCAATCCTTGACCGAATGGAATCATGA
- a CDS encoding RNA recognition motif domain-containing protein, with the protein MKLSIGNLPQSLTDDALEKLLSAHGKVIHLQIKRDKLTKVSLGYGTAEMADADAEKAIANLNGKELEGKKIVVVNQEELTKAQNEAQKKKGSPAVAKPTFGRNQTSGGGNTGVQRRGGSRGS; encoded by the coding sequence ATGAAGTTATCTATCGGAAACCTCCCCCAATCACTTACGGACGATGCCCTCGAGAAACTTCTTTCCGCCCATGGAAAGGTAATACACCTACAAATCAAACGTGACAAACTCACGAAGGTTTCGCTTGGGTATGGAACTGCCGAAATGGCTGATGCAGATGCGGAAAAAGCCATCGCAAACCTGAATGGAAAGGAATTGGAAGGGAAAAAAATCGTCGTGGTCAACCAAGAAGAATTGACCAAAGCACAAAATGAAGCCCAAAAGAAAAAAGGAAGTCCTGCCGTTGCAAAACCAACCTTTGGAAGAAACCAAACATCAGGTGGTGGTAATACAGGTGTCCAACGCCGTGGTGGTTCTCGCGGGTCGTAG
- a CDS encoding flagellar hook-basal body protein — protein MLRGLYTGANGMISQQVRMDVIANNLANVDKTAFKKDTTVFKTFPEMLLHRYSEDGIGKTPMGSFDTSPVVGKLGFGAEVNEVYTRFEQGAVKKTDNIFDLMVQDQPGMEKPAFFSVLTNRGERLTRSGSFVLDKNGFVVTPQGFPLLGEKGPIQVNQGNFLVKENGEIYINAKLGTDPKDGTNFSENRFEEPVLLDKLKIRTVENPRHLDKEGDSFYSDTPESGEPTAFPELLAPQVLQGYLEASNVSVVTEMVDMIEVNRAYEANSKTMQTQDSLLGRLFEVMR, from the coding sequence ATGTTACGAGGATTGTATACAGGTGCAAATGGGATGATTTCCCAACAAGTGCGTATGGATGTGATTGCCAATAATTTGGCCAATGTGGATAAAACTGCATTCAAAAAAGATACCACTGTCTTCAAAACCTTTCCTGAAATGTTATTACATCGTTATTCTGAAGATGGGATTGGAAAAACTCCCATGGGATCCTTTGATACCTCTCCAGTTGTCGGTAAACTGGGGTTTGGTGCGGAAGTGAACGAAGTGTACACTCGCTTTGAACAAGGGGCTGTGAAAAAAACTGACAATATCTTTGATCTAATGGTCCAAGACCAACCTGGAATGGAAAAACCTGCCTTTTTTTCTGTCCTCACCAACAGGGGCGAACGCCTCACTCGGAGTGGAAGTTTTGTGCTCGATAAAAATGGTTTTGTTGTGACCCCGCAAGGATTTCCTCTCCTTGGCGAAAAAGGTCCCATCCAAGTGAACCAAGGGAACTTCCTTGTGAAAGAAAATGGTGAAATTTATATCAATGCCAAACTCGGAACGGATCCAAAAGATGGAACCAATTTTAGTGAAAACCGTTTCGAAGAACCAGTGTTACTTGATAAATTGAAAATCCGCACAGTGGAAAACCCACGCCACCTCGACAAAGAAGGGGATTCTTTTTATTCAGACACTCCTGAATCGGGAGAACCTACTGCGTTTCCTGAACTTCTGGCCCCACAAGTGTTACAAGGGTATTTGGAAGCTTCGAACGTATCGGTAGTGACAGAAATGGTGGATATGATTGAAGTGAACCGTGCTTACGAAGCAAATTCCAAAACCATGCAAACCCAGGACAGTTTACTCGGCCGTTTATTTGAGGTAATGCGGTAG
- a CDS encoding SDR family NAD(P)-dependent oxidoreductase, translating to MDKSLVGKNAIVTGAALGIGKETSLLLARKGANVIVSDIKEEEGNRLVNEIQNFGGTASFVYCDVSREEDIIQLTNYLPNQNKRIDIMVNNAGIANKPTFMHKVSTEVWNQLILLDLTSVFWCQKYATKLMLADKKGGSIINVASIAGLGASPSLGPYCVAKAGVIELSTTGALEVAKAGIRINAVCPGWTETAILDVAGERGKSAMEKNIPMGRLGKPSEVANLIVFLASDESSFITGSVYKIDGGTRS from the coding sequence ATGGATAAAAGTTTAGTTGGAAAAAATGCAATCGTAACTGGCGCAGCCCTTGGAATCGGAAAAGAAACATCTCTCCTACTTGCGAGAAAAGGTGCCAATGTGATCGTTTCAGATATCAAAGAAGAAGAAGGGAATCGTTTAGTAAACGAAATCCAAAACTTTGGTGGGACTGCCTCATTTGTCTATTGTGATGTCAGTCGTGAAGAAGACATCATCCAGTTAACCAATTACCTTCCGAACCAAAACAAACGAATTGATATCATGGTAAATAATGCTGGAATCGCCAATAAACCAACCTTCATGCATAAAGTTTCAACGGAAGTTTGGAATCAATTGATTTTGCTTGACCTAACAAGTGTATTTTGGTGTCAGAAATATGCAACAAAATTAATGTTAGCTGATAAAAAAGGAGGTTCTATCATCAATGTCGCATCCATTGCAGGACTTGGTGCCTCCCCTTCCCTTGGGCCGTATTGTGTGGCAAAAGCAGGTGTGATTGAACTCTCGACAACTGGAGCTTTAGAAGTGGCAAAGGCTGGAATTCGGATCAATGCGGTTTGCCCTGGTTGGACAGAAACTGCCATCCTCGATGTCGCAGGAGAACGGGGGAAATCGGCGATGGAAAAAAACATTCCCATGGGACGACTAGGCAAACCGAGTGAGGTGGCAAATCTAATTGTTTTTTTAGCATCCGATGAATCTAGTTTTATCACGGGATCCGTGTATAAAATTGATGGAGGGACAAGGAGTTAA
- a CDS encoding PAS domain S-box protein: MDLLQKFFIISATDVYFVEGTYNPWFVVLSIFISILASWISLYLLHRFSGVANQFSRFAILFTASLSLGGAVWSMHFIGMISFELCTTVTYNTVITTLSILPSFIASFFALQSLSKKQITKFELVSVGILVGVGIGFMHYMGMSAMQMKPKLMYDPILFLVSLVVAIALSILSIFIQFRLKNSNLKIRSIYLTLVSGIVMGSAISGMHYTGMAAARFVVPIGTSVDNSTNDQVFLAFLVGFGSLFVIGSAVVTIAFISYKDLFQNLVKSESRLRAIIETAADAIVMIDTRGIVQEFNVTAERMFGWSSKEIIGKNVEILMPSPFREEHDGYLSNYLNTGEAKIIGIGRETIAVRKDGTTFPIRLAIGHTKLPQDDIFVGLISDISERIMIENALKENEEQLKSFIQNIPGVVYRCLVDEYWSSVFLSDAIYTLSGYPASDFLEPNRIRNFSDIIHPDDREHVSNTIQNAIFTSDTFVLNYRILHKDGDIRWVLEYGGLVFDENKEVKFLDGVILDNTDRRMIEEALIESKEKAEMASITKTTFLANMSHEIRTPMNAIIGFTEVLLADPLPNPQKKHLETIRNSAKSLLRLLNDILNSAKLDRGSVELEVFDFSLLSLIDQVSSTFAIEAKKKGITFTTFYSDELEDYYKGDNLRIRQILTNLIGNAIKFTKAGKIHLAVTPNENQVLFHIHDTGIGIAEDRLEKIFEPFTQADVSMSRRFGGTGLGTTISKQLVELMGGKIWVESKMGEGSDFYFSLPLQKGNLESLIQNKELHSLPNLKVLIADDVKQNVELIHILMETNGHKVQVTNNGLEALRAFHTQSFDLVLMDIQMPEMDGLEATKQMREFESVNLRKRTPIIALSASVFEEDKEQARLAGMDGFVSKPIDVEELYEEIAKWIFKQTSEKEEQVSYGTIEKPIRLQNKSSLEHTYPEKFDWERGIKIYGSETKYIRVLLDYLRDQAKTVLDFQNQMLTQSQISEVIHKWKGVTSNLGLKSVIQILKDWEKESHNESEFHSLWNLVQTEFHNLIGILSQRNREAVRPSDPNGNKTLEPLDAIKAIQLIQNLILSFEKGNLNPTDWLELEKILSLPSFLPEIHSITKSIEHFDFESAIQGLKTLEKHLGDL, encoded by the coding sequence ATGGATTTGTTACAGAAATTTTTCATCATCTCTGCCACCGACGTGTATTTTGTCGAAGGAACTTATAATCCTTGGTTTGTAGTATTATCCATTTTTATTTCCATCCTTGCATCCTGGATTTCTTTATACTTATTACATCGATTCTCTGGAGTAGCTAACCAATTCTCTCGGTTTGCGATATTATTTACCGCAAGTTTATCTCTTGGTGGTGCAGTTTGGTCCATGCATTTCATTGGAATGATCTCCTTTGAACTTTGCACTACAGTAACATACAATACGGTAATCACAACCTTATCCATCCTTCCTAGTTTCATTGCTTCTTTTTTTGCTCTGCAATCCCTCAGTAAAAAACAAATAACAAAATTTGAATTGGTTTCCGTTGGAATTCTCGTGGGAGTTGGAATTGGATTTATGCATTATATGGGAATGTCTGCAATGCAGATGAAACCAAAATTGATGTACGATCCGATTCTATTTTTGGTTTCACTTGTTGTAGCCATTGCCCTTTCGATTTTATCCATTTTCATCCAGTTCCGATTAAAAAACTCAAACCTAAAAATTAGAAGTATTTATCTAACATTGGTTAGTGGAATAGTGATGGGTTCTGCGATTTCTGGGATGCATTACACAGGAATGGCAGCAGCTCGTTTTGTTGTGCCAATCGGAACCAGTGTAGACAATTCCACGAATGACCAAGTATTTTTAGCTTTTTTAGTAGGTTTTGGAAGTTTATTTGTGATTGGATCTGCAGTTGTAACAATTGCATTTATCAGTTATAAGGATTTATTCCAAAACTTAGTCAAAAGTGAATCTAGGCTTAGAGCAATCATTGAAACAGCAGCGGATGCAATCGTTATGATTGATACACGAGGTATTGTTCAGGAATTTAATGTAACAGCGGAACGAATGTTTGGTTGGTCTTCGAAAGAGATCATTGGTAAAAATGTAGAAATTTTGATGCCAAGTCCCTTTCGCGAGGAACACGATGGATATTTATCCAATTATCTGAACACAGGTGAAGCAAAGATCATTGGTATAGGTAGAGAAACCATTGCAGTTCGTAAAGATGGAACTACCTTTCCAATTCGTCTTGCTATCGGGCACACCAAACTACCACAAGACGATATTTTTGTTGGGCTTATTAGTGATATCTCAGAGAGGATCATGATTGAGAATGCCTTAAAGGAAAATGAAGAACAATTAAAATCATTCATACAAAACATCCCTGGCGTAGTTTATCGTTGTTTGGTTGATGAATATTGGTCTTCTGTTTTTCTAAGTGATGCAATTTATACTTTATCAGGTTATCCCGCGAGTGATTTTTTAGAACCAAATCGTATTCGTAATTTTTCTGACATCATACATCCCGATGATAGAGAACATGTTTCTAACACGATACAAAATGCGATATTTACTTCAGATACATTTGTATTAAATTATCGAATTTTGCACAAGGATGGAGACATTCGTTGGGTTTTGGAATATGGTGGTCTTGTTTTTGATGAAAACAAAGAAGTGAAGTTTTTGGATGGAGTGATACTCGATAACACTGACAGGCGAATGATAGAAGAGGCTCTTATTGAATCAAAAGAAAAAGCAGAGATGGCTTCCATTACCAAAACCACCTTTTTAGCAAATATGAGCCATGAAATTCGTACTCCTATGAATGCAATCATAGGATTCACGGAAGTATTGCTAGCTGACCCACTACCAAACCCTCAAAAAAAACATCTAGAAACCATACGAAATTCTGCAAAGTCATTATTGCGATTGTTAAACGATATATTGAATTCAGCGAAACTTGATCGAGGCTCAGTAGAATTAGAAGTATTTGACTTCTCTTTACTCTCTCTCATAGACCAAGTATCCTCAACGTTTGCGATAGAAGCAAAGAAAAAGGGAATCACATTTACGACATTTTATTCGGATGAATTAGAAGATTATTATAAAGGGGATAACCTTCGCATCAGGCAAATTTTAACGAATTTGATAGGCAATGCAATTAAGTTTACAAAAGCAGGAAAAATCCATCTCGCTGTCACACCAAACGAGAATCAGGTCTTATTTCATATCCATGATACAGGGATTGGCATTGCAGAGGACAGACTTGAAAAAATTTTTGAACCATTCACACAGGCTGATGTTTCCATGAGTCGCAGATTTGGTGGGACAGGCCTTGGTACGACCATTTCCAAACAATTGGTGGAGCTGATGGGTGGGAAAATTTGGGTAGAAAGTAAAATGGGAGAGGGGAGTGATTTTTATTTCAGTTTACCATTACAAAAAGGGAATCTAGAATCGCTCATCCAAAACAAAGAACTTCATTCCCTTCCCAATTTAAAGGTTCTCATTGCCGATGACGTCAAACAGAATGTAGAACTCATCCATATCCTAATGGAAACAAACGGACATAAGGTGCAAGTTACTAATAACGGTTTGGAAGCATTAAGAGCATTTCATACACAGTCTTTTGATTTGGTTCTTATGGACATCCAAATGCCTGAGATGGATGGATTAGAAGCGACAAAACAAATGCGTGAGTTTGAATCCGTCAATTTGCGAAAGCGAACACCGATCATCGCACTTTCTGCGAGTGTATTTGAAGAGGACAAAGAACAAGCAAGACTCGCTGGAATGGATGGATTTGTATCCAAACCCATTGATGTTGAGGAACTATACGAAGAAATCGCCAAATGGATTTTCAAACAAACAAGTGAGAAGGAAGAACAAGTTTCGTATGGAACTATAGAGAAACCAATTCGTTTGCAAAACAAAAGTTCATTGGAGCATACATATCCAGAAAAATTCGATTGGGAACGGGGGATTAAAATTTATGGTTCCGAAACAAAATACATTCGTGTGTTACTGGATTACTTACGTGACCAAGCCAAAACCGTTCTCGACTTCCAAAATCAAATGTTAACTCAGAGCCAAATATCGGAAGTGATCCATAAATGGAAAGGGGTCACGTCGAATTTAGGTTTAAAGTCAGTAATACAAATTCTAAAAGATTGGGAAAAAGAATCTCATAACGAATCAGAGTTTCATTCATTATGGAATTTAGTCCAAACCGAATTCCATAACCTGATTGGAATTTTATCCCAAAGGAATCGGGAGGCAGTGCGACCATCCGATCCAAATGGGAATAAAACATTGGAACCCTTAGATGCCATAAAAGCAATCCAACTGATTCAGAACTTAATCCTTTCATTTGAAAAGGGAAACCTCAATCCAACAGATTGGCTGGAACTTGAGAAAATACTTTCGTTGCCTTCATTTCTGCCAGAGATTCACTCAATTACAAAATCCATTGAACATTTCGATTTTGAATCAGCCATCCAAGGTTTAAAAACTTTGGAAAAACATTTAGGAGATCTATAG